A stretch of Deltaproteobacteria bacterium DNA encodes these proteins:
- a CDS encoding segregation/condensation protein A, protein MEYRVDIEVFEGPLDLLLHLVQQEKVDISDIPIAKVLDQYLAYLNLMEELNIDLSGDFILMASELALIKSKMLLPADGQEDEEEGVDPRADLIRRLLEYQRYKEGAALLMGRPLLERDVFVRGQPEDLGMEATPLEADLFNLVTCFSQILARAPKVLAHEVMATSMSVTERIYELIEQFKTSQHQALEFKELFKDKQTRDRLIVTFLAILEMCRLKILGIRQMKAGESIFITPQLVENSEIKVDGVTLH, encoded by the coding sequence ATGGAATATCGAGTTGACATTGAAGTTTTTGAAGGGCCTTTAGATTTATTGCTTCATCTGGTGCAACAAGAAAAGGTGGATATTAGTGATATTCCTATTGCCAAGGTGCTCGATCAATACCTTGCCTATTTAAATCTGATGGAAGAACTTAATATTGATTTATCGGGTGATTTTATTCTCATGGCCAGTGAACTGGCCTTGATTAAGTCTAAAATGTTATTACCCGCAGACGGGCAAGAGGATGAAGAAGAGGGTGTAGATCCTCGTGCCGATCTGATTCGTCGGCTCTTGGAATATCAACGTTATAAAGAAGGGGCTGCGTTGTTAATGGGGCGGCCTTTGTTGGAGCGAGATGTCTTTGTAAGAGGGCAGCCAGAAGATTTAGGCATGGAGGCAACCCCTTTAGAGGCAGATCTTTTTAATTTGGTCACTTGCTTTAGTCAAATTTTAGCTAGGGCCCCTAAGGTTTTGGCCCACGAAGTGATGGCGACCAGCATGAGTGTCACTGAGAGAATTTATGAGTTGATTGAACAATTTAAAACATCCCAACATCAAGCGCTGGAGTTTAAAGAATTATTTAAAGACAAACAAACCCGCGATCGATTGATTGTGACTTTTTTGGCGATTTTAGAGATGTGTCGGTTAAAAATATTAGGCATTCGCCAAATGAAGGCGGGGGAATCTATTTTTATCACTCCGCAGTTGGTTGAAAATTCGGAGATTAAAGTCGATGGCGTTACTTTGCATTAA
- the trpS gene encoding tryptophan--tRNA ligase has product MRPTGRLHLGHFHGVLENWLELQKLHTCYFFVADWHALTTEYQTPDNLFNFSQEMVLDWLALGLDPNQATLFIQSHIPEHAELHLLLAMLTPISWLERVPSYKELKMELKDKDLSTYGFLGYPLLQTADVAIYKADYVPVGQDQVAHLELAREVIRRFNFLYGQGVLKECQPLLTKTQKLLGLDNRKMSKSYDNCIYLSDDAVTLQKKMSVAITDPARVRRTDPGNPDVCNVFAYHKIYSPAQEVAEVDKECRRAGIGCMDCKKKVSHNIIKFLEPTWQKRAELQKDKHFVMDILEKGAKQARSHAQATLHEVNKVMKLG; this is encoded by the coding sequence ATGCGCCCCACCGGGCGATTGCACTTAGGTCATTTTCACGGGGTGTTAGAAAATTGGCTTGAGTTACAAAAATTGCACACCTGTTATTTTTTTGTGGCCGATTGGCATGCCTTAACCACCGAATATCAAACCCCAGATAATCTTTTTAATTTTTCTCAAGAAATGGTGTTGGATTGGCTAGCCTTGGGGTTGGACCCTAATCAAGCCACGCTTTTTATCCAATCTCATATTCCAGAGCATGCCGAGCTACATTTGCTGCTCGCTATGCTTACCCCCATTAGTTGGTTAGAGCGAGTGCCTAGTTACAAAGAATTAAAGATGGAGTTAAAAGATAAAGATCTTTCGACCTACGGTTTTTTGGGCTACCCTTTATTGCAAACCGCTGATGTGGCCATTTATAAGGCTGATTATGTCCCCGTGGGGCAAGACCAAGTGGCGCATTTAGAATTGGCACGTGAGGTGATTCGCCGGTTTAATTTTTTATATGGGCAAGGGGTGCTTAAAGAATGTCAGCCCTTGCTTACCAAAACACAAAAATTATTGGGTTTGGATAATCGTAAAATGTCAAAGAGTTATGACAACTGTATTTATTTAAGTGATGATGCAGTAACCCTTCAAAAAAAAATGAGTGTTGCCATCACTGATCCAGCAAGAGTTCGTCGTACCGATCCGGGGAACCCCGATGTTTGTAATGTTTTTGCTTATCATAAAATTTATTCTCCTGCTCAAGAGGTAGCCGAAGTAGATAAAGAATGCAGACGAGCTGGGATAGGTTGTATGGATTGTAAAAAGAAAGTAAGTCATAATATCATCAAATTTTTAGAACCCACTTGGCAAAAACGCGCCGAGTTGCAGAAAGATAAACACTTCGTGATGGACATCCTTGAAAAGGGGGCCAAGCAGGCGAGAAGCCATGCTCAAGCCACCTTGCACGAAGTCAATAAGGTGATGAAATTAGGCTAA